The proteins below come from a single Cricetulus griseus strain 17A/GY chromosome 6, alternate assembly CriGri-PICRH-1.0, whole genome shotgun sequence genomic window:
- the LOC100770068 gene encoding olfactory receptor 4C15-like isoform X2, translating to METMQNLSFVTEFVFVGLSQNPNIQRLMFIICFLVYIVTVGSNMMIVVTIICSPKLLDSPMYFFLVFLSLLDASFCSVMTPKMTVDSLYKRKIISFKGCMIQLFAAHFFGGAEMIVLTAMAYDRYVAICKPLHYSSIMTRRLCVTLVGVAWAGGLLHSTVQIIFTLQLPFCGPNVIDHFMCDLFPLLELACTDTHIFGLLVIANSGFICIIVFFLLLVSYGFILLSLRFHSSEGRWKALSTCGSHIAVVVLFFVPCTFIYARPHTGSSFDKMIALFYTMLSPFLNPMIYTFRNKDMKNAMWELWKKLIMVSNEK from the coding sequence ATGGAAACCATGCAAAACCTGAGTTTTGTAACtgagtttgtttttgtggggCTTTCACAGAATCCAAATATTCAAAGATTAATGTTTATCATATGTTTCCTTGTTTACATTGTAACTGTTGGAAGCAACATGATGATTGTGGTAACCATTATTTGCAGCCCAAAATTGCTAGACTCacccatgtatttctttttggttttcctaTCCTTACTGGATGCAAGCTTCTGTTCTGTCATGACACCTAAAATGACTGTGGATTCTCTCTACAAGAGAAAAATCATCTCTTTTAAAGGCTGCATGATACAACTTTTTGCTGCACACTTCTTTGGTGGGGCTGAGATGATTGTTTTGACAGCCATGGCCTACGATCGCTATGTGGCCATTTGCAAGCCCTTACACTACTCTTCTATTATGACAAGGCGGCTCTGTGTCACTTTGGTGGGGGTGGCCTGGGCAGGAGGACTCCTACATTCTACTGTACAAATTATCTTCACTTTGCAGCTGCCCTTCTGTGGACCCAATGTCATTGACCACTTCATGTGTGACTTGTTCCCATTACTGGAGCTTGCCTGCACTGACACTCACATCTTCGGCCTTTTAGTGATTGCCAACAGTGGTTTTATCTGCATCATAGTCTTCTTCTTGTTGCTTGTGTCTTATGgttttatcttgctctctctgAGATTTCACAGTTCTGAAGGTCGATGGAAAGCTCTATCTACTTGTGGGTCCCATATTGCTGTGGTGGTCTTGTTCTTTGTCCCATGTACATTTATATATGCAAGGCCTCACACTGGCTCCTCATTTGACAAAATGATAGCATTATTTTATACTATGCTGTCCCCCTTTCTTAATCCTATGATTTATACTTTTAGGAATAAGGACATGAAAAATGCCATGTGGGAATTGTGGAAGAAATTGATAATGGTTTccaatgaaaagtaa